The stretch of DNA TTGATATAATTCAGGTAACATTATATGACGATAGGTTTGATGACTCACTCTTCAGCCTATCTTTTTTTGCCACTTGCCTCAAACTCCCTTCTTCTCTAATTTTCAGTCTAGATTGTCGCCCCCACAGTTTTCTATGTTTAAGTTGGGGAAGCTTCATCTTGGTGTGTAATTGTTTTTTTTGGGTCGTCCGCCTTTTGCTCCGTTGCCTCTCGATGCAGCCCTCTTTTTCTCCGAAGTAGATGAACCACCTTTGGCTGCGATCTGTTTCATCCACATATTGCTTCCAAAAATACCCAGTAGCAACCCTTGAATGCTCAAATCTATATCTGGCTCGTTCCACCTTAACCCCTTTCCCGATGGAGTAAGTTCTACTGTTGCTAAAATCTTAGAGGGCTGTGTCGCGATCGCTTCTACAGATTCGGCTAAAAATGAAAAAGATGCACCGTTAGTAAAGTGAAGCGTAAGTCTACCGTCATCAAATAGTACTTCTTTAGCCCTCGGTTCGGTTGCATCGATCTTTTGTTGGCGGGCGATCGCCACATCGATTTGTGCTTTTATCTGTCGGTCGGTTAGCTGTGCCATCTCTAATTATGCTCCGTGAATTTGAGTCCAAGCTTGGATTAACTTCTCTTGATTATCGGCAACAAGAGCGATCGCCCTGGCTACTTCCTTGCGCTTCATGCTTTGACGATAAATTTTTCAATCCACTTAGCTAGTTCTAATTCTGCTAAATCTCCAGCAGCCAAAGCTAGCACTGTCTCTACTGCTTCTACTGGCTCTACTTTTAATAAATAACCGTTAATTGCCAAAAACATACCCATAGCCAAAAAAGCTGCACGTTTATTTCCATCATTAAAGGGATGATTTCGAGCAAGACCATAGGCATATGCCGCAGCTAACCTAGAAATGCTTGTCACTTCTTCATAAGCAAAAAGGTTTTGAGGACGAGCTAACGCAGACAAGAATAAGCCTTCGTTCCTCATTCCTGAAAGTCCACCGAATTCCGCAAGACTTTCGCCATGCAATAAACGCAAAGCATTTGCATCGATCCAAATAGGTGGACTCATTCCGCTAAGGCTTTAAATACTTCTCTGTTTTGCTTGATAAATGCACGACCTTGTTTTATTTGATCTTCTACGAATGGATTATATGGACTCACCACATATCCTTCAGGTGTCTCAACCGCGTACAGACAATCACCTTTCTCTAACTTCATGCTTTTGAGCATTTCAACAGGAATTACTACTCCTGTTGATGAACCTACCGTTGTTAACTTCAGCGTATACATAAAATCTACTACATTAACCTTGTTATAATAATTATTATAACAAAACTGTTTGATTTATTACTGTCTACTATTTCGCTTGATTATCTTCTTGAGATATTCCAACGAGTATCCACGGGCTACCGCATCCGCCCATTTTTCCCACGAGCCAGATAATTTAACCCACTGCTGCCCCTCTCTGATTTTCTGACCTAAGCAATAACCCAATTCCCTCGCCAAGTCATACCAATGACGGAATACAGTAGCCGTGTCTATTTCTCCCTCTGAGTTTAAGCTTTCCACAATCTGCTTGTCTGCCCATCCTTATTTTAGTGCTGCCACGAAATACCCAGAAGGATTAGGTATATACTGCTCTCTTTTTCTTGACCGAAAGAGCGCGATCGCTCCTCTGACTTGCTCAGGACTATACATCTTCAGCAGGTTAATCACTGTCTTATTTGTAGGTATTCCTGTACTATCTAATTCCTCTAACTGCTTCTGCCAATCTTTATTGACTATATAGTCAACTTCAGCAGGTGTTTTATCTTCATTAATGTTTGAGTGTACTTGTTCTGATTTGACTTTATTTGACCAGGAGAAACAGTCAAACTTGCTAAATGGGGATTACTCCCTTTTTGGTTTATATCTTCATCTTTAGCCGATTTAGGCGAGGCAGCAGCAAGAGGTGATTCTGTTTTTTGGCGATCGCCTCTCTGCTCTGTTGTTTCTTTTTTGGTAGTAATCTTTGGTTCTATATATGAGATGTTAAGATCTCTCACTTCAAGAGGAAGGTTTCTCTCATCTTGAAGTGGGGTATTGCACATCTCGACCATTTCAATGCTTCCAGCCATTTCTAGGTTGATAAATTCTGCCAAGCGATCGCGATCTAATGAGTAATAATTGGTCTGATTCCATTGTTTCGATTTGTACCTGATTACCTTCACTATGGAAAGCGATTAGGCTCCGCCTAGCCTTCGGCATCGCAATAGATTCATTGACTTTCTGAATTGCCAGCTAGATAGCCATCTAAATTGTTGAGTTATCCAATCGACATAGGTGTTGTAAATATATTTAATGCCGTCTACTACTACTCCTACTTCCTTCTTCTCCATCCAGTAATGCAGTTGTTGGATGACGATCGCTCGTTATCTTCAAATACCTCTGGACAAGAACGATGCAGATTCTCCACAAATTGTTCTGTGGTCAACTCTTTAAAATGTTGGCGAATCAGTTTAGCTGCGGATTTAGGATTGACCATAAATTTTTCTCACTCTATCTCTAATACAATGACGAGATTTAAGATTTAATTGAAGTTGTCAAAGTTGTTAGATTATATATTCTTTTCTTGTAAGATTGTTTCTACTTTTTCTTTGAGATTAGATAAATAACTATTCACTACTTCCCAAACTAAATCAAGCTCAATTCCACCTAAATAATCATGCACTAAAATATTTCTAAATCCTGAAATACTTCGCCAATCAATATCTGAGTTTTGTTGTTTTAAATTATCAGAAAGACGCTGAGTTGATTCGGCTAGTGTATGTAATCTTCTCAAAATAGCATCTTGTACCATGAGATTATTTATAAATTCTTTTTTTCCTCCTTTACCGTAAGTTTCAATTAAGTTAATACACTCTAAAATATATTCTAGATAAATCCGATCTTCTTTCATAATTTAATTGCTTCAGCTAAGATACGTTCGCGAATTAAACTATGCAATCCTTTTTCTGTTACTATATCGACTTTACAGCCTAAGACATCTTCTAAATCAGCTAGTAATCCTCCAGGAAACCAAGGGGTAATTTTGGCTAAATCGTAATCTATTAAAAAATCAATATCGCTACTAGAGCTTTCTTCTCCTCTGGCTACACTACCAAAAATTCGCACATTATATGCACCATGTTTACTAGCAATTTCGAGAATTTCATTACGCTTTGTTTGGAGTATTTTTTGCAGCTTCATAGTTCTTTCTAAACTCCTGTTTTTATTTCAATTAATCTGACAATATTATCTTTCACTGTCTCAAATTCCTCTTCATTATTTTCTTAAGATATTCCAAGCTATAACCCCGCTTGACCGCATCCTCCCATTTTTCCCATGAGCCAGACAAGACAACCCACTGTTCCCCTTCTCTAACCTCTTGACCGCCACAGTAACCTAACTCTCTCGCCAAGTCATACCAATGACGGAATACAGCAGCCGTATCTATTTGTAAGTCGCGATCGCCAGTAGATTCGTTTTCAATTACAGTTTTACTTCCCCAATCGCCTTTGAGTGCTGCTACGAAATATCCAGAAGGGTTGGGAATATACTGCTCTTTTTTCCTTGACCGAAAGAGCGCGATCGCTCCTCTGACTTGCTCAGGACTATACATCTTCAGCAGATTAATCACTGTCTTGTTTATTAGTATTCCCGTACTATCTAGTTCCTCAATCTGCTTCTGCCAATCTTTGTTGACTATATAGTCAACCCCAGCAGGTGTTTTGTCAGAGCCAGTGTCTTCCTCAATCTGTTCTGATTTAACTTTATTCTGACGAGCAGAAGCAGTTAACCTTTCTTCTGGTGACTTCACTCTTTTGGAGATTTTTTCTTCTTTTGAAGTTGTTTTTGGTTGAGCAGCAGCAAAAGGCTGAGATTTTGAATTATGGCGATCGCTTACTTGTTTTGTTGTTAGATCTCCTGTAGTAATCTTTGTTTCATATAATGACAGTTCACTATTCCTCATCTCAAGAGTACAAGATCTTTCACCTTGAGGTGTGTTACTCTGCAACTCTGACATTTCAATACTTCCAGCCGATTGGGACTTGAGATATTCATTCAAGCGCTCGCCGTCTAAAGTGTAGTAGTTAGTCTGATTCCACTCTTTAGCTTTGTAACGAATTACTTTGACTATTTCAAGACTTCGCAACAAAGACATTGCTTGTCTTAACTGCCATTGAGACAACCAGCTAAATTGTGTTTTTACCCAGTCTCGGTAGGTGTTGTAAATATATTTGATGCCGTCTACTACTACTCCTACTTCCTTCTTCTCCATCCAGTAATGCAGTTGTTGGATGACGATCGCTGCGTTAACGTTTCCCAAGGCAGCAGCTATTTGCATATCAAAGTGTCTTGTGCTGGTGGGGGAGGTACTTAAGATGCTCATGACTCTCCTCTTGGCACCTTGTACCCT from Pleurocapsa minor HA4230-MV1 encodes:
- a CDS encoding DUF86 domain-containing protein, whose product is MKEDRIYLEYILECINLIETYGKGGKKEFINNLMVQDAILRRLHTLAESTQRLSDNLKQQNSDIDWRSISGFRNILVHDYLGGIELDLVWEVVNSYLSNLKEKVETILQEKNI
- a CDS encoding nucleotidyltransferase family protein — its product is MKLQKILQTKRNEILEIASKHGAYNVRIFGSVARGEESSSSDIDFLIDYDLAKITPWFPGGLLADLEDVLGCKVDIVTEKGLHSLIRERILAEAIKL
- a CDS encoding AbrB/MazE/SpoVT family DNA-binding domain-containing protein, with product MYTLKLTTVGSSTGVVIPVEMLKSMKLEKGDCLYAVETPEGYVVSPYNPFVEDQIKQGRAFIKQNREVFKALAE
- a CDS encoding DUF2442 domain-containing protein, whose translation is MAQLTDRQIKAQIDVAIARQQKIDATEPRAKEVLFDDGRLTLHFTNGASFSFLAESVEAIATQPSKILATVELTPSGKGLRWNEPDIDLSIQGLLLGIFGSNMWMKQIAAKGGSSTSEKKRAASRGNGAKGGRPKKNNYTPR
- a CDS encoding type II toxin-antitoxin system death-on-curing family toxin translates to MSPPIWIDANALRLLHGESLAEFGGLSGMRNEGLFLSALARPQNLFAYEEVTSISRLAAAYAYGLARNHPFNDGNKRAAFLAMGMFLAINGYLLKVEPVEAVETVLALAAGDLAELELAKWIEKFIVKA